The genomic DNA ATGATAGAGTTTGGTCTTTTTTATAAATTCAATGTGTGATGCGGGAATGCACTGGATTAACGCTTCTGTGTCTGCTTTTTCTTCACAATAAGATCGGACGGTTGCCATTCCACCATTTGGAAGATAACTATCCCTGAACATTGCCTCATCATCCAGCCCCAAGAAATCCAATAGCATATCTTCATGATTGCCTTTAATAAAAACACAATCGAACTTATTTCGGAAATGGAGCAAATATTCAATCACCTGTTTGCTGGAAAATCCCCGATCAATATAATCGCCCAAAAAGATAAACTTGTCATCTGCTCGGGGTTGGATTTTTCTCATAAGGGTTTCGAGCATTTTCATTTGCCCGTGTATATCTCCAATAGCAATTAATCTACTCATAAAATATTCATTTTTGTAACAATTTTGCGGATGGTTTCAAAGGAAAATCTTGAGTTAAGTTCCGTTTTTTTGAACTTGACTTAAGATTTTCCAACTCACAACTCATCCCCTAACCCCTTCTCTTCAAAGAGAAGGGGAACTTTTATCTCCCTCTCCTCGATAGGAGAGGGTCGGGGTGAGGTCGAAAAATAGTACTTTACGGACAGACACTAATTAAAATTTGAATTTCACCCAAAGGCTTATTTCTGTGGTTGTGATTTTTTTACCGTCTTTTTTATTATCCACTATTTTATAGCTTGCACTTAATCCACCATCAATATCTCGACTAAAGTTATAGGAAAATCTCGGATCTATTTTCAGG from Candidatus Cloacimonadota bacterium includes the following:
- a CDS encoding metallophosphoesterase family protein encodes the protein MSRLIAIGDIHGQMKMLETLMRKIQPRADDKFIFLGDYIDRGFSSKQVIEYLLHFRNKFDCVFIKGNHEDMLLDFLGLDDEAMFRDSYLPNGGMATVRSYCEEKADTEALIQCIPASHIEFIKKTKLYHIEGNYIFVHGGVIAGVPIEKQKRENLLWLRYQFISYPTDLDKIVVFGHTPQNSVFISKDKIGVDTGAGYKKSLSAIDLSNKTVFSVKWER